The Stigmatella erecta genome window below encodes:
- a CDS encoding DUF3175 domain-containing protein gives MALSLKRSAERSARRKSAPFRSAMSMLTFYENRAGHNLPDSRRRVLKQAKDELRKLFHREPKPKAPGRARTPSKQARS, from the coding sequence ATTGCCCTCTCCCTGAAGCGCTCCGCCGAGCGCAGCGCCCGGCGGAAGTCCGCCCCGTTCCGCTCGGCCATGTCCATGCTCACGTTCTACGAGAACCGCGCCGGCCACAACCTCCCAGACTCGCGGCGGCGTGTCCTCAAACAGGCCAAGGACGAGCTGCGCAAGCTGTTTCACCGCGAGCCCAAGCCGAAGGCGCCCGGCCGTGCCCGTACGCCCAGCAAGCAAGCACGCTCTTAA
- a CDS encoding flavin-containing monooxygenase, whose translation MLIVGAGVSGIGAAYYLQKEHPSKSYAILEARGAAGGTWELFRYPGIRSDSDLHTFGYAFKPWESPKSIADADAILAYLRETAAENGIDRQIRLHHKVHRAAWSSRDACWSVDVERTDTGERIEVTCRWLFGAAGYYRYDEGYTPRFEGTHRFGGQIVHPQHWPKGLDYAGKRVIVIGSGATAVTIVPAMAGKAAHVTMLQRTPTYIMPLPSEDAIANLLRRLLPRKWAYALTRRKNIAVQRLFWRFCRRYPKLARRLIRYLNARQLPRGYPVDEHFNPPYEPWDQRLCMVPDADLFKAIGQGSASVVTDKIEAFTERGLKLESGRELEADIVVTATGLNLLPFGGIALAVDGVPVHLPGKVAFKGMMLDGVPNYAFAIGYTNSSWTLKVGLLCEHFCRLLAYMDAHGYTICCPERSEPAMPTRPLLDFGAGYVRRSLSELPLQGTQAPWLMSMDYYSDMKLLKEDSVEDSNLRFSSHDREEAAPTAKSGAEG comes from the coding sequence GTGCTGATCGTCGGAGCGGGCGTCTCCGGGATTGGGGCGGCCTACTACCTCCAGAAGGAGCACCCGTCGAAGTCCTACGCCATCCTGGAGGCACGGGGGGCGGCCGGCGGAACGTGGGAGCTGTTCCGCTATCCCGGCATCCGCTCGGACTCGGACCTGCACACCTTCGGCTATGCGTTCAAGCCCTGGGAGAGCCCCAAGTCCATTGCGGACGCGGATGCGATCCTCGCCTACCTGCGCGAGACCGCCGCCGAGAATGGAATCGACCGCCAGATTCGGCTGCATCACAAGGTGCATCGTGCCGCCTGGTCGAGCCGGGACGCTTGCTGGAGCGTGGACGTCGAGCGGACCGATACGGGCGAGCGCATCGAGGTGACGTGCCGGTGGCTGTTTGGCGCGGCGGGCTACTACCGGTATGACGAGGGGTACACGCCCCGGTTCGAGGGCACGCACCGGTTTGGCGGACAGATCGTTCATCCGCAGCACTGGCCCAAGGGGCTCGATTACGCCGGCAAGCGCGTCATCGTGATCGGCAGCGGTGCGACCGCCGTGACGATCGTCCCTGCGATGGCCGGGAAGGCCGCCCACGTGACGATGCTGCAGCGGACCCCCACGTACATCATGCCGCTTCCCTCCGAGGATGCGATTGCGAACCTGCTGCGGAGGTTGCTCCCTCGAAAGTGGGCGTATGCGCTCACACGGCGCAAGAACATCGCCGTGCAGCGGCTCTTCTGGCGGTTCTGCCGGCGCTACCCGAAGCTGGCGCGGCGGCTGATCCGGTACCTCAATGCGAGGCAGCTTCCGAGGGGATATCCGGTCGACGAGCACTTCAATCCACCCTACGAGCCGTGGGATCAGCGGCTGTGCATGGTGCCCGACGCGGACCTGTTCAAGGCGATTGGTCAGGGCAGCGCGTCGGTGGTCACCGATAAAATCGAGGCGTTCACCGAGCGGGGCCTCAAGCTCGAATCGGGCCGCGAGCTCGAAGCGGACATTGTCGTCACCGCCACCGGTCTGAACCTGCTGCCGTTCGGCGGCATCGCCCTGGCCGTCGATGGCGTCCCGGTACACCTGCCCGGCAAGGTGGCCTTCAAGGGCATGATGCTCGACGGTGTCCCCAACTATGCATTCGCGATCGGTTACACGAACTCATCGTGGACGCTGAAGGTCGGCCTGCTCTGTGAGCACTTCTGCCGCTTGCTCGCGTACATGGACGCGCACGGTTACACCATTTGCTGCCCCGAGCGGAGCGAGCCAGCCATGCCGACGCGGCCGCTGCTCGATTTCGGCGCTGGGTATGTGAGGCGGTCGCTCAGCGAGCTTCCGCTCCAGGGCACCCAAGCGCCTTGGTTGATGTCGATGGATTACTACTCCGACATGAAGCTCTTGAAGGAGGACTCGGTCGAGGACTCGAACCTGCGGTTCTCTTCCCACGACCGCGAGGAGGCCGCGCCCACGGCGAAGTCCGGGGCGGAGGGATGA
- a CDS encoding SDR family oxidoreductase, which produces MSNKTRVAIVTGASRGIGKAAALRLARDGMSVVVNYAGNATEAGKTVAAIQEAGGRAFAVQADVADETAVAALFDATVREFGGVDAVVNSAGIMRLGLLAEFSLSDFDQIHRTNVRGTFVVAQQAARHVRSGGAIINLSTSVERQALPTYAAYAASKGAVEAMSLILARELRGRDITVNAVAPGPVETEFFLSGKDPATVERIAKLNPMERLGQPNDIAEVISFLAGPARWINGQVLYVNGGMN; this is translated from the coding sequence ATGAGCAACAAGACCAGGGTCGCGATCGTGACGGGGGCCTCGCGGGGCATCGGGAAGGCAGCGGCGCTGCGGCTCGCCCGGGATGGCATGTCCGTGGTGGTGAACTACGCGGGCAACGCCACCGAGGCCGGGAAGACGGTCGCGGCGATCCAGGAAGCCGGGGGGCGCGCCTTCGCCGTGCAAGCGGACGTTGCCGACGAGACCGCCGTGGCGGCCCTGTTCGATGCCACCGTGCGCGAGTTCGGCGGGGTGGATGCCGTCGTCAACTCCGCGGGAATCATGCGCCTCGGGCTGCTCGCGGAGTTCAGCCTGAGCGACTTCGATCAGATACACCGGACCAACGTGAGGGGCACCTTCGTGGTCGCCCAGCAGGCCGCGCGGCACGTGCGTTCGGGGGGAGCCATCATCAACCTGTCGACATCCGTCGAGCGGCAGGCACTTCCCACGTATGCCGCCTACGCCGCGTCCAAGGGCGCCGTGGAAGCCATGAGCCTGATCCTGGCGCGGGAACTCCGGGGACGCGACATCACCGTCAACGCGGTCGCGCCAGGCCCCGTGGAGACCGAGTTTTTTCTGTCCGGCAAGGACCCGGCGACGGTCGAGCGCATCGCGAAGCTCAACCCGATGGAGCGCCTCGGACAGCCCAACGACATCGCGGAAGTCATCTCCTTCCTCGCGGGCCCCGCGCGATGGATCAACGGACAGGTGCTGTACGTCAACGGCGGCATGAACTGA
- a CDS encoding LysR family transcriptional regulator — translation MAFDSRLLDGLGVLHAVVEAGSFVRAGEALGLTQSAVSRAVARIEGRIGVRLFHRTARSIALTDEGRRFYQAVMPHLAAIEDATVEAGSASAKVRGRLRVNVDGAIGHFVLAPRIQPFLDQHPALFVELAVRDRMGDLAGEGFDVCIRFGQPEPSALKCRLLLRSRVLTCASPAYLARHGVPRHPGDLEKAHRCVLLRDPSTGSHFGWEFVRGKKAVPVNVTGQLMVNDTGSMLAACLGGQGIAQPLELYSREYLADGRLVQLLPDWADETFPLYAYHHSPQLMSAKVRAFLDFVTGLVK, via the coding sequence ATGGCGTTCGATAGCCGCTTGCTGGATGGGTTGGGGGTCCTGCACGCCGTCGTGGAGGCGGGCAGTTTCGTCCGCGCGGGAGAGGCGCTCGGCCTGACCCAGTCCGCGGTCAGCCGCGCGGTCGCCCGGATCGAGGGCCGGATCGGCGTCCGCCTCTTTCATCGCACCGCCCGGTCGATCGCGCTGACCGATGAGGGACGCCGTTTCTACCAAGCCGTCATGCCGCACCTGGCGGCCATCGAAGACGCGACGGTGGAGGCGGGGAGCGCGTCCGCCAAGGTGCGCGGGAGGCTGCGCGTCAACGTCGACGGCGCCATCGGGCACTTCGTCCTCGCTCCCCGCATCCAGCCATTCCTCGACCAGCACCCAGCGCTTTTCGTCGAGCTCGCCGTCCGCGACCGGATGGGAGACCTGGCCGGTGAGGGCTTCGATGTGTGCATCCGCTTCGGTCAGCCGGAGCCTTCGGCATTGAAGTGCCGGCTCCTCCTGCGCTCGCGCGTGCTGACGTGCGCCTCACCGGCGTACCTGGCCCGCCACGGCGTCCCGCGCCACCCGGGCGACCTCGAAAAGGCGCATCGGTGTGTCCTGTTGAGGGACCCCTCCACCGGGAGCCACTTCGGGTGGGAGTTCGTGCGGGGGAAGAAGGCCGTTCCCGTCAACGTGACGGGACAGCTGATGGTGAATGACACGGGCTCGATGCTCGCGGCTTGCCTGGGGGGGCAGGGGATCGCGCAGCCACTCGAACTCTACTCGCGCGAGTACCTCGCGGACGGCCGGCTGGTTCAGTTGCTGCCCGATTGGGCGGACGAGACCTTTCCGCTCTACGCGTACCACCACTCCCCGCAGCTCATGTCCGCGAAGGTCCGCGCGTTCTTGGACTTCGTGACGGGGCTGGTGAAGTAG